TGGGTTTTCTTTCTACTGGGGCGGGCCTCGCACCCAGAGAAGTTTGATGTGTGATCCTTTCGGCAATTGCAGCAAGTAGGTGGTGTGTCTCTGCTTTTTGTATACTGATACGAAAAATGCCCTTCAGCACATTTCATACATCGTGGTTTTTCTGTGCACATACGCTGAGAGTGACCGAATCCTTGGCATCGGAAGCACTGTTGCGGCCGCCGGCCGCCGTGGAAAAGCTCTACGCTAACCGGGAACTGCTTGAttttctccgtgtagtaaaCCTTTTCGTGGTTGGCTAGCTTAGGTAGGATAACTAGAAATAGTGGGAGGGGCCTATAGGCCCCGCCCACCATCTTCTGGAACTGTACTATCTTGTAAATTTCCAAGTTCAATTTTCCTAATTCTAGGGAAATTTCTGCTGGGTTAAAGTCCTTTGGAAGGCCACGTATGAGAACTTTGAGACACTTGGATTGTTCTTTCACATCAGTATTAGTGGGCTCCATCTCTTTAGTGGGGTTCTCCTCCGTAGCATCCATGGGGGTTGAGGTGGGGGTATCCGGCTGATGAAGAGATTCAGAAGTAGAAGGGCAGCTAGCAGTCTTTTCTTTATTCTCATCATTCACttgtttcttcttcttttttctcttctt
The nucleotide sequence above comes from Parasteatoda tepidariorum isolate YZ-2023 chromosome 6, CAS_Ptep_4.0, whole genome shotgun sequence. Encoded proteins:
- the LOC107447922 gene encoding uncharacterized protein, which gives rise to MFNLRRKKQKEEELKKSEATAPTPEPSTQTTDVLETTTVTEPDPNSELCKEASASDTEPQIQSTNEPPAKKRKKKKKQVNDENKEKTASCPSTSESLHQPDTPTSTPMDATEENPTKEMEPTNTDVKEQSKCLKVLIRGLPKDFNPAEISLELGKLNLEIYKIVQFQKMVGGAYRPLPLFLVILPKLANHEKVYYTEKIKQFPVSVELFHGGRRPQQCFRCQGFGHSQRMCTEKPRCMKCAEGHFSYQYTKSRDTPPTCCNCRKDHTSNFSGCEARPSRKKTHTKAHTHAASAHRLVSLMKELQELMKDQEVLSLLQTLLKGISPSQ